In Candidatus Defluviilinea proxima, a single genomic region encodes these proteins:
- the yidD gene encoding membrane protein insertion efficiency factor YidD codes for MPRTLWNLPRIVELSLIRLYQMTLSKGLPPNTCRFYPSCSHYGYQSVYKYGVFKGSAMAAWRVLRCNPFNPGGYDPVP; via the coding sequence ATGCCACGTACGCTTTGGAATCTACCGCGCATTGTGGAACTTTCCCTTATCCGCCTATATCAAATGACACTCTCAAAAGGCCTGCCGCCGAACACTTGCCGCTTTTATCCTTCCTGTTCACATTACGGATATCAATCGGTATACAAATATGGTGTGTTTAAAGGTTCAGCCATGGCGGCGTGGCGGGTGTTGCGATGTAACCCGTTCAACCCCGGGGGCTACGACCCCGTTCCATAG
- the rnpA gene encoding ribonuclease P protein component: MQRKFRLTRSDDFKRVRRSGKSYAHPLVVLIVQESDEPHVRVGITAGRTVGTAVIRNRAKRLLREVMRPIIPTIASNLDLILIARAGLASATLEEVSETVTNLLKRAKIITPLHES, from the coding sequence GTGCAGAGAAAGTTCCGTCTGACCCGGTCTGATGATTTCAAGCGGGTGCGGCGTTCTGGCAAGTCCTATGCCCACCCGCTTGTTGTGTTGATAGTCCAGGAAAGTGATGAGCCTCACGTACGTGTGGGCATCACTGCTGGGCGGACGGTCGGCACAGCGGTAATTCGCAACCGGGCCAAACGTCTTTTGCGCGAGGTGATGCGGCCCATCATCCCAACCATCGCTTCAAATCTGGACCTGATCCTGATCGCTCGAGCCGGACTGGCATCTGCCACCCTTGAAGAAGTCAGCGAAACAGTTACCAACCTGTTGAAGCGCGCAAAGATTATCACCCCTCTACATGAATCCTGA
- the rpmH gene encoding 50S ribosomal protein L34 has translation MPKRTYQPKIRRRVRVHGFRKRMSTADGRAVLKRRRLRGRHQLTVTMNEHVKKVRW, from the coding sequence ATGCCAAAAAGAACGTATCAACCGAAAATTCGACGCCGTGTCCGTGTACATGGTTTCCGCAAGCGAATGTCCACTGCTGATGGGCGTGCTGTTCTCAAGCGCCGCCGTCTGCGTGGTCGCCATCAATTGACCGTTACAATGAACGAACACGTAAAAAAGGTTCGCTGGTAA
- a CDS encoding NAD-binding protein, translating to MFVLIVGGGRTGARLANLLINENQKVRLIENRHELLSHLHQELPTEVIYEGHPIEPRVLEAAGAKDAHVLAAVTSNDALNLAICFIAKTMFDVPRTIARINNPNNAWLFNEKFKVDVALNSSDVLAHMIQEEMSLGDMMTLFKIRRGRYSVVEEKVPAGAKAIGVEIRNLGLVEHCLIAAIIRDGEMTLPRGDSTLQENDEIIAVASPEGVQKLSELLAFPVYPTRNGKK from the coding sequence ATGTTTGTACTGATTGTAGGCGGTGGGCGCACGGGGGCACGTCTTGCCAACCTGTTGATTAATGAGAATCAGAAGGTTCGTCTGATTGAAAATCGCCATGAATTACTTTCGCATTTACACCAGGAACTTCCCACAGAAGTGATCTATGAAGGTCATCCTATTGAGCCAAGAGTGTTGGAAGCAGCTGGTGCCAAGGATGCCCATGTACTTGCGGCAGTAACAAGTAACGATGCTCTCAACTTGGCGATATGTTTTATTGCCAAAACAATGTTCGATGTGCCGCGTACGATTGCGCGCATCAACAACCCGAACAATGCCTGGCTCTTCAACGAGAAGTTCAAGGTGGATGTTGCACTCAATTCCTCCGATGTGTTGGCGCACATGATCCAGGAAGAAATGTCATTGGGCGATATGATGACACTCTTCAAGATCCGCCGCGGACGTTATTCAGTGGTGGAGGAGAAGGTGCCCGCGGGTGCTAAAGCCATAGGTGTCGAGATCAGGAACCTAGGACTTGTTGAGCACTGTCTAATTGCGGCGATCATCCGAGACGGGGAGATGACCCTGCCACGTGGTGACAGCACATTGCAGGAAAATGATGAGATTATCGCAGTTGCAAGCCCGGAAGGCGTGCAAAAGCTGTCGGAATTGCTTGCTTTTCCTGTTTACCCGACGCGAAACGGGAAAAAATAG
- a CDS encoding TrkA family potassium uptake protein: protein MNFIIVGCGRVGAELAYHLFSSGHQVVVVDSNRQAFNRLHPDFRGRTLEGEGLAENVLERAGIREADGLAAVTNSDALNAVVSHAAREFFNVPVVVARNYDPSLRSVIEAFGLQTVGSTTWGAQRVEEMLINPKEKVVYSAGNGEVEIYEVRIPEEWNDRTLGELLDSLKECCPVALTRAGRSCLPDMGAKLHTGDLLNVSSTFDGIGALTARLSVKAEA, encoded by the coding sequence ATGAACTTTATTATTGTTGGTTGCGGCCGCGTTGGCGCGGAACTCGCATACCATCTGTTCAGTAGCGGTCATCAGGTTGTGGTTGTGGATAGCAATCGTCAGGCTTTCAATCGTCTTCACCCCGATTTTCGTGGGCGCACCTTGGAAGGTGAAGGCTTGGCTGAAAACGTGCTCGAACGCGCCGGTATCCGTGAAGCGGATGGGTTGGCGGCTGTCACAAATTCGGATGCGTTAAACGCTGTTGTCTCTCATGCGGCACGTGAATTTTTCAATGTGCCTGTGGTGGTCGCGCGGAACTACGATCCCAGTTTGCGCAGTGTGATCGAGGCTTTTGGATTGCAGACCGTTGGATCCACCACTTGGGGAGCGCAACGTGTGGAAGAAATGTTGATCAACCCCAAAGAAAAAGTTGTTTATTCTGCCGGGAACGGTGAAGTAGAAATCTATGAGGTTCGTATCCCTGAAGAATGGAACGACCGTACTTTAGGCGAGTTATTGGATTCGCTTAAAGAGTGCTGTCCGGTCGCTTTGACAAGGGCAGGTCGCTCATGCCTGCCTGATATGGGTGCGAAGCTTCACACCGGCGACTTGCTGAATGTCAGTTCTACGTTCGATGGTATTGGAGCGCTGACAGCACGTCTATCTGTAAAGGCGGAGGCGTAA
- a CDS encoding APC family permease translates to MLTPENNQTEIMRRQSDYQPPRSLSHWLIGRPLSTADAPHQTIGKRVGLAVFASDALSSTAYATQEILGVLTVAGTAAFGYVFPISIAIVILLMIVTISYEQTIHAYPGGGGAYIVSRDNLGESYAQVAGASLLMDYILTVAVSISSGVAQIVSAYPSLDEYRVEIAVAAVLLIMIINMRGVKESGTAFAIPTYFFIAMMFITVGTGLFRYFTGSLGTVIDPPMMHLTETLAPISAFLLLHAFANGTTALTGVEAISNGITAFKEPRSRNAGITLIWMSIILGTLFISISFLTGKIGGVFSEEETIVSQLTRTIFDGRGPMYLATIAATTVILLMAANTAFADFPRLSALAASDGFLPRQLTFRGSRLVYSNGIVTLSIIASILIILFKASVTLLIPLYAIGVFLSFTLSQTGMAIRWKKIGQLKEGEKIVETGSVLHPDKKWRFKMFVNGFGAVCTAIVMVVFAVTKFREGAWIILIIIPLLVSLFFTIHRHYKDVAKHLTLDKFKGLPTRQTRHRVILPVAGVHQGTLDALRYAKLLSDDVTAVHISLDVAETEKVQKKWKMWGDGTRLVILDSPYRLFIEPLLEYLEEIIGQRQPNETITIVVPQFMPSKRWHNALHMRTANVLRQELLNKHGVVVTDVPYHVHKEEKE, encoded by the coding sequence ATGCTAACCCCTGAAAACAATCAAACCGAAATCATGCGGCGGCAGAGCGATTATCAGCCGCCGCGCTCCTTGAGTCATTGGCTCATTGGGCGCCCCCTATCCACAGCCGATGCGCCACATCAGACGATTGGTAAAAGAGTCGGCCTTGCCGTCTTTGCGTCTGACGCATTATCGTCGACTGCCTATGCCACACAAGAAATATTAGGTGTGTTGACTGTGGCAGGCACAGCGGCATTCGGCTATGTCTTCCCCATCTCAATCGCGATTGTCATCCTGTTAATGATCGTAACGATCTCTTATGAACAGACGATCCATGCCTACCCGGGCGGAGGCGGCGCGTATATTGTCTCCAGGGATAATTTGGGAGAATCGTACGCTCAGGTGGCTGGCGCTTCGCTGTTGATGGATTACATCCTGACCGTAGCGGTGTCCATTTCTTCGGGTGTCGCGCAGATCGTGTCAGCTTATCCGTCTCTGGATGAATACCGTGTAGAGATCGCTGTAGCGGCCGTCCTCCTTATTATGATTATCAATATGCGTGGCGTAAAAGAATCAGGGACTGCATTCGCGATTCCTACCTATTTCTTTATCGCGATGATGTTCATTACAGTGGGCACCGGTTTGTTCCGTTATTTCACTGGCTCCTTGGGGACGGTTATTGACCCACCAATGATGCATCTTACCGAAACGCTTGCGCCCATTAGTGCGTTCTTATTGCTTCATGCTTTCGCAAATGGAACCACAGCACTAACAGGCGTGGAAGCCATCTCGAATGGTATTACAGCATTCAAAGAACCGCGCAGTCGCAATGCCGGTATTACTTTGATCTGGATGTCCATCATTTTAGGAACGCTCTTTATCAGCATCTCCTTCCTGACAGGCAAGATCGGAGGCGTATTCTCCGAGGAAGAGACGATCGTTTCGCAATTGACCCGTACCATATTTGACGGGCGAGGACCGATGTATCTTGCCACTATTGCCGCGACCACAGTCATCCTTCTCATGGCCGCTAATACTGCCTTTGCTGACTTTCCTCGTTTGAGTGCATTAGCAGCTTCCGATGGGTTTCTTCCCCGACAGTTAACTTTCCGTGGGAGCCGTTTGGTTTATTCCAACGGTATCGTTACACTTTCCATTATCGCGTCTATTCTTATCATCCTCTTCAAAGCAAGTGTTACTTTACTGATTCCGCTTTATGCGATCGGTGTCTTCCTCTCTTTTACCCTTTCCCAGACGGGTATGGCAATTCGCTGGAAGAAGATCGGTCAATTGAAGGAAGGCGAGAAGATCGTTGAAACAGGATCGGTCTTACATCCTGACAAGAAGTGGCGCTTTAAGATGTTCGTCAATGGATTTGGCGCTGTCTGTACTGCTATTGTGATGGTTGTTTTTGCTGTCACCAAATTCCGTGAGGGTGCATGGATCATCCTGATCATCATCCCCTTATTGGTTTCACTGTTCTTTACGATCCACCGCCATTATAAAGATGTAGCCAAGCACCTTACCCTCGATAAGTTCAAAGGTTTGCCTACCAGGCAGACTCGTCATCGTGTGATCTTGCCGGTCGCTGGCGTGCATCAGGGAACATTGGATGCGTTGCGTTATGCCAAGCTTCTTTCTGATGATGTGACGGCTGTGCATATTTCACTGGATGTTGCAGAGACGGAAAAGGTTCAGAAAAAATGGAAAATGTGGGGAGACGGTACCCGTCTCGTTATTCTCGATTCCCCATACCGCCTTTTTATCGAACCATTGTTGGAATATCTGGAAGAGATCATAGGTCAACGCCAGCCGAATGAGACGATCACCATCGTTGTTCCGCAATTCATGCCATCCAAACGTTGGCATAATGCTTTGCACATGCGTACGGCTAATGTGTTACGTCAAGAACTATTAAACAAACACGGGGTCGTCGTCACAGACGTGCCCTATCATGTACACAAAGAAGAGAAGGAGTAA
- a CDS encoding HAMP domain-containing protein, with product MIIPHVLLFVVSAFFTVSSFASVTERLDYAISNAGVVALAFGGEMLIAGLVAQIVAVAFPVQWGGLGSLQPSPAEKSIETRFLSGTGTIISILLVTLLFGDWVIAGRAARNLLEERLSSVAQVGSQSVPFFLEAGQNLASQIASDPQLNDPSTTDVSALLGQQMQSIPYFNQLILYDLQASSIIASYPADFSPQLTAQEETGVVLTAQGVPNQMYSIPPDASGGAARISFLAVLPGDTRVLVARTDLQTNPYMRSLVSSLNSLEEVNGSGILIDEQGLILYHPQTSQVMTQYQGGRPEQQGFFQETAANGTRQLVYFEPVPGHPWSIVLTVPAQETQQIAIEIAWPISVMIVLLGLFALFSLRLSLRVVTGSLQNLATEAKHIAAGKLDRPLQTTSGVDEVGELRRAFEQMRVSLQGRLDELNRLLVASQGVASTLELDEALDAVLKALVESGASSARVVLSRDMIPGLVEIPFRYSSGPEKDSYMHLDHQILALTQQQDRLVMAALSRNRGLDIDPNLPHPESLSAIALRHENRYFGVLWVAYKKQRVFTESDIRFITTLASQAALAVANIRLFLAVEASRRQLETILNSTPDPVLVTDASNRLILANPAASHIFGITIRRGERQDLQRTIQIKPLYDLLQASSEDGRTSEINMPNGKTYLATASAMVAEDRTVGRVCIMRDVTQLKEIDTLKSEFVSTVSHDLRSPLTLMRGYATMLEMAGELNENQQLYIKMIVQGVDNMAKLVSNLLDLGRIEFGVGLQLESIPVLDIIERVTGGLQLHATAKEISLSVELPKDLPHAVEADQALLHQAVYNLVENAIKYTPNGGEVMVNLLSTPETLTFAIKDSGIGIPKDDMKRLFEKFYRGTNREALAQRGTGLGLAIVKSIAERHGGKVWVESELGKGSTFFLLIPLKQTKENQPG from the coding sequence TTGATCATCCCACACGTGTTGTTGTTCGTGGTGAGCGCGTTCTTTACCGTGTCCTCTTTTGCGTCTGTGACGGAGCGACTGGATTACGCGATCAGCAATGCCGGTGTGGTGGCGTTGGCTTTCGGCGGCGAGATGTTGATCGCAGGTCTCGTGGCGCAGATCGTTGCAGTTGCTTTCCCTGTGCAATGGGGTGGCTTGGGGTCATTGCAACCCTCGCCCGCAGAAAAAAGCATAGAGACACGTTTCCTCTCCGGCACTGGCACCATCATTTCCATTTTGTTGGTCACGCTGTTGTTCGGTGACTGGGTCATCGCTGGCCGCGCTGCGCGCAACCTGTTGGAGGAACGTCTCTCCAGCGTAGCGCAGGTCGGCTCACAGAGTGTCCCATTCTTCCTCGAAGCAGGGCAGAATCTCGCGAGTCAGATCGCTTCTGATCCGCAGTTGAATGATCCTTCTACGACTGATGTCTCTGCGTTGCTGGGTCAGCAGATGCAGTCGATCCCTTATTTCAATCAATTGATCTTGTATGACCTGCAAGCCAGTTCTATCATTGCAAGTTATCCCGCTGACTTTTCTCCACAGTTGACCGCACAGGAAGAGACGGGAGTTGTGCTCACCGCACAAGGCGTACCGAATCAAATGTATTCGATCCCGCCTGATGCCAGCGGTGGTGCCGCACGGATTTCGTTCCTCGCTGTATTGCCGGGAGATACACGCGTGTTGGTCGCACGGACAGACCTGCAAACAAATCCTTATATGCGTTCCCTTGTCAGTAGTTTGAATAGCTTGGAGGAAGTGAACGGCTCAGGGATTCTCATCGATGAGCAGGGACTCATTCTCTATCACCCACAAACATCGCAGGTGATGACTCAATATCAAGGTGGCCGCCCCGAACAACAAGGTTTCTTTCAAGAAACCGCCGCAAATGGGACCCGACAACTGGTCTACTTTGAACCGGTGCCCGGTCACCCCTGGTCCATTGTATTGACTGTCCCTGCGCAAGAGACTCAACAGATCGCCATTGAGATCGCGTGGCCGATCTCAGTTATGATCGTGTTGCTCGGTTTGTTCGCGTTGTTCTCGTTGCGTTTGAGTCTGCGCGTTGTGACCGGCTCATTACAAAACCTTGCCACCGAAGCCAAACATATCGCCGCAGGTAAATTAGATCGTCCGCTTCAGACCACCAGCGGTGTGGATGAGGTCGGTGAGTTGCGTCGTGCCTTCGAACAGATGCGTGTCAGCTTGCAAGGCCGCCTCGATGAACTGAATCGATTGTTGGTTGCCAGTCAGGGAGTTGCCTCCACCCTCGAACTCGATGAAGCACTCGATGCCGTCCTCAAGGCCCTCGTGGAGAGCGGAGCGAGTTCGGCACGTGTTGTCCTTTCGCGCGATATGATCCCCGGCTTGGTTGAGATCCCCTTCCGGTATTCCAGTGGGCCTGAAAAAGATTCGTACATGCATCTGGACCATCAGATCCTTGCCCTCACGCAACAGCAGGATCGACTCGTGATGGCGGCTCTTTCCCGTAACCGCGGCCTGGATATTGACCCCAATCTTCCTCACCCCGAATCCTTATCCGCCATTGCCTTGCGGCATGAGAACCGTTACTTCGGTGTGTTGTGGGTGGCGTATAAAAAACAACGTGTCTTCACTGAATCGGATATCCGTTTCATCACCACGCTGGCATCTCAGGCGGCGTTGGCTGTTGCCAACATCCGCTTGTTCCTGGCGGTCGAAGCGAGTCGCCGTCAGCTGGAAACAATTCTTAACTCCACACCAGACCCGGTGTTAGTGACCGACGCGTCCAACCGTTTGATTTTGGCGAACCCGGCTGCGAGTCATATTTTTGGCATCACGATCCGTCGTGGCGAACGTCAAGACCTGCAAAGGACGATTCAGATCAAGCCGCTGTATGACTTGTTGCAAGCGTCATCCGAGGATGGACGCACCTCCGAGATCAACATGCCGAACGGCAAGACCTATCTTGCTACGGCTTCTGCCATGGTCGCTGAAGACCGCACGGTTGGACGTGTGTGCATCATGCGCGACGTGACGCAACTCAAAGAGATCGACACCTTGAAATCTGAGTTCGTGTCCACGGTGAGCCATGATCTGCGTTCGCCGTTGACTCTCATGCGCGGGTACGCCACCATGCTGGAGATGGCCGGTGAGCTGAACGAGAATCAACAACTTTACATCAAGATGATCGTGCAGGGTGTGGATAACATGGCGAAACTTGTCAGCAACCTGCTTGACCTCGGGCGCATCGAATTTGGCGTGGGCTTACAGTTGGAAAGTATCCCTGTGCTTGATATTATCGAGCGTGTGACCGGCGGTTTGCAACTGCATGCGACGGCGAAAGAGATTTCCCTTTCTGTGGAACTCCCCAAAGATTTGCCTCACGCGGTGGAGGCCGACCAGGCTTTGTTGCATCAAGCCGTGTACAACCTGGTTGAGAATGCCATCAAGTACACGCCCAATGGTGGCGAGGTGATGGTCAATTTGCTGTCCACACCGGAGACCTTGACCTTCGCGATCAAAGATAGCGGTATCGGCATCCCGAAAGATGATATGAAGCGTTTGTTCGAAAAGTTCTATCGCGGTACGAACCGTGAAGCGTTGGCGCAACGCGGCACAGGTTTGGGCCTTGCGATCGTGAAATCCATTGCGGAGCGACACGGCGGCAAGGTTTGGGTGGAAAGTGAATTGGGCAAGGGAAGCACGTTCTTCCTGCTCATTCCTCTTAAGCAGACGAAAGAAAACCAGCCCGGATAA